One window from the genome of Rhodopirellula bahusiensis encodes:
- a CDS encoding NHL repeat-containing protein, whose translation MHKPSRIDLAESDPIDRRQACQRMLAGATALLGLSSLNGCVASAMGGTPELVWGRRGLSDGRFLKPRAMAIDPDDQLYIVDTTGRIQVFDVDGQHLRTWKTPETANGRPTGMIFDGDRGRLLVADTHYYRMLAFAPTGEILPDDQIGGTSGDGPGEFAFVTDIAVDGDGCLYIGEYGASDRIQRFDPDGKFMAQWGGTGREVQHFVRPQSLVIHDKTLWIADACNHRVQRYDLSTTEPQWIGSWGHEGKQPGEFYYPYGIEVDSDGTVLVCEYGNQRIQRLTPDGEPISSWGAPGHDPGQLYQPWGLVVDSKRRVHVLDSNNHRVQRFTLPG comes from the coding sequence ATGCACAAACCATCACGAATCGATCTTGCGGAATCCGATCCGATCGATCGTCGACAGGCATGTCAGCGAATGTTGGCCGGAGCGACCGCTTTGCTGGGACTGTCGAGTCTGAATGGCTGCGTTGCTTCCGCGATGGGCGGAACACCCGAGCTGGTTTGGGGGCGACGAGGGTTGTCCGATGGACGATTCTTGAAGCCGCGAGCGATGGCGATCGACCCGGACGACCAACTCTACATCGTCGACACGACGGGCCGGATCCAAGTTTTTGACGTCGATGGTCAACATTTGCGAACTTGGAAGACCCCCGAAACTGCGAACGGTCGACCCACCGGCATGATCTTCGACGGAGATCGTGGTCGCTTGTTGGTTGCCGACACGCACTACTATCGAATGCTCGCGTTCGCGCCGACCGGAGAAATCTTGCCTGACGATCAAATCGGTGGCACATCCGGAGACGGCCCCGGCGAGTTCGCGTTTGTCACCGACATCGCGGTCGATGGCGATGGTTGCCTGTACATCGGTGAGTACGGCGCGTCGGATCGGATCCAGCGGTTTGATCCCGACGGCAAGTTCATGGCTCAGTGGGGAGGAACCGGTCGCGAGGTCCAGCATTTTGTGCGGCCGCAAAGTCTGGTCATCCATGACAAAACACTTTGGATCGCGGATGCCTGCAATCATCGCGTGCAGCGATACGATCTTTCCACGACCGAGCCACAATGGATCGGATCGTGGGGGCACGAAGGCAAGCAACCCGGCGAGTTTTATTATCCCTACGGAATCGAAGTGGACTCGGACGGGACCGTTTTGGTTTGCGAATACGGCAACCAACGGATCCAGCGTTTGACTCCCGATGGCGAACCCATCTCATCGTGGGGCGCCCCGGGGCACGACCCTGGTCAACTCTATCAACCCTGGGGATTGGTCGTTGATTCCAAGCGTCGAGTGCATGTGCTGGACAGCAACAATCATCGTGTGCAGCGATTCACGCTGCCAGGTTAG
- a CDS encoding DUF1589 domain-containing protein — protein MLCVRPDACHHRRQRGYRLVGPDCPALRRRPGYHLTPSQCFGTKQGVQPSR, from the coding sequence TTGCTATGCGTCCGACCTGACGCTTGCCACCACCGGCGACAGAGGGGCTATCGGTTAGTCGGTCCCGACTGTCCAGCCCTTCGTCGTAGGCCAGGTTATCACCTGACACCCAGCCAATGCTTTGGAACAAAGCAAGGCGTCCAACCTTCCCGCTAG
- a CDS encoding arsenate reductase/protein-tyrosine-phosphatase family protein yields MQAAINELESLAYGVSLAFASEFNGHLNRMGRPPLTVPMIYDLQTTDDPRDIVHRSVQALVEGQVIGVPSETVYGLVASSLCPAAVRRLAQWTAACRGWSASSSPTGSEASETDKVGFVAPPADAGSIALCLRSGEAAGDFLMPMTMLARRLSERCFPGPLTLIADCDDSVSAMSCLPESVANTLRAGAGQDTSLAGGPVAFRVSEHRLLSHIHRYLSAPLVWGEIGLPDASPPTTAEKLQSALNAGTGDSLPLLLDDGISRYGDEGTVVRVTGNHWHVQRTGVIQQAAMNQFVKPVIALVCTGNTCRSPMAETLLREALRRKFGREDVARVVSAGVAAGHGSGAAPQAVEVMGRRGLDLTGHASQPLEESLMSMADLVLTMTRRHRDAIVAAWPDRAEHVFTLRRDGGDVSDPVGMPVDVYEQCADQMVSELEGWLGELPPDFFPSDRPGEGPDDEPPQHNVGSE; encoded by the coding sequence ATGCAGGCTGCCATCAATGAGCTCGAATCGCTAGCATATGGTGTCTCGCTAGCGTTTGCGTCCGAGTTTAACGGCCATCTCAATCGGATGGGCCGTCCTCCTCTCACAGTGCCCATGATTTACGACCTGCAAACGACCGACGATCCGCGCGATATTGTTCATCGCAGTGTCCAAGCATTGGTCGAAGGTCAGGTCATCGGAGTCCCCAGCGAAACAGTCTATGGGTTGGTGGCCAGTTCGCTGTGCCCGGCCGCAGTGCGTCGATTGGCTCAGTGGACGGCGGCGTGTCGAGGTTGGTCGGCTAGCTCGAGCCCAACGGGTTCTGAGGCATCGGAGACTGACAAAGTCGGATTTGTGGCTCCTCCGGCCGACGCCGGTTCGATTGCCTTGTGCCTACGCAGCGGCGAAGCAGCGGGCGATTTTCTGATGCCGATGACCATGCTGGCTCGTCGACTGTCCGAGAGATGTTTTCCCGGCCCACTGACACTGATCGCGGACTGTGACGACTCGGTTTCGGCGATGAGTTGTTTACCGGAATCCGTGGCCAACACCTTGCGGGCGGGGGCCGGCCAAGACACCTCGCTGGCGGGTGGCCCGGTCGCTTTTCGGGTTTCTGAACATCGGTTGCTCAGCCACATCCACCGCTACCTGTCCGCTCCGTTGGTGTGGGGCGAAATCGGATTGCCCGACGCATCGCCGCCCACAACAGCCGAAAAATTGCAATCGGCGTTGAACGCGGGAACGGGTGATTCCTTGCCACTGCTGCTCGACGACGGCATCAGTCGCTATGGTGATGAGGGAACGGTCGTCCGTGTGACGGGCAATCACTGGCACGTCCAGCGAACAGGAGTGATCCAACAAGCTGCCATGAATCAATTTGTGAAACCAGTCATCGCGCTTGTGTGCACCGGCAACACCTGCCGCAGCCCCATGGCAGAAACATTGCTCCGGGAAGCGTTGCGGCGTAAATTTGGTCGCGAGGATGTCGCTCGCGTCGTTTCGGCTGGAGTCGCAGCGGGACACGGCAGCGGCGCGGCTCCCCAAGCGGTGGAAGTGATGGGCCGTCGCGGATTGGATTTGACCGGACACGCCAGCCAACCGCTTGAAGAATCATTGATGTCGATGGCAGACCTGGTGCTGACGATGACCCGCCGGCACCGAGACGCCATCGTGGCAGCTTGGCCGGACCGAGCCGAACATGTCTTCACGCTTCGGCGAGATGGAGGCGATGTCAGCGATCCGGTCGGAATGCCAGTCGACGTGTACGAACAATGTGCCGATCAAATGGTCAGCGAACTTGAAGGCTGGCTCGGCGAACTACCCCCCGATTTTTTCCCGTCCGATCGTCCAGGCGAAGGTCCAGATGACGAACCACCGCAGCACAATGTTGGTTCGGAGTAA
- a CDS encoding VWA domain-containing protein gives MSWSLDPIYDSLPVALLLVGLIATMLFTILPPGVSGRRRRGLLVLRGLASIALALVLLRPALVRSDNRPAAATLAIAVDTSASTNLPSDGSEDRWEQQRRTLERLAAGLSDSDQALHVVVMGFDASANVIGESGTSDLQTLTQRVGEIEHSGKETDLSSPLLMAMNRGRNSPLTGVAVFSDGTQITNRSEGSDAEQSDPRREARLVGAMGVPVWTVPLGPPAEASRRIDLAIESLPETFRMFTGNESNVSFDVLTRGIVQSPAKVSLQWIDSAGQTSIAATRTVTPESLEQTTAIDVPVLAPKPGQYRLVASVETRSGETITDNNSQVAFVDVREGGGRVLYLEGTPRLEQKDLRWALGRFLDLELTYRWIPRDTVGAWPIDLVDDFSRGRYDVVILGDLHSSALGNEQLQELADSVGEGTALIMLGGEHTYSRGGYATTPLAKVLPVQLDDRQRQPPGPLDASRRLGDEDDPMRQAVMLQPSTAHPITSIQASQRGGPIGWSDLPPMPGANRWPSVRVAAGVQVLLSTARDEPMMVVGEYGRGRVATLAFDSTWTWRRAGLGDFHRRFWRQLILWSLAREDSSQQTIQLELSPRRFVATEPPSFNATIRGELSALPSNRSLQAEVILSSGETIVVPMSSTSSTGESAVSLAGQLPTMPAGFHRLRVAPAADGSSSDSGEPIEAAEVAFQVLDDTRELTASATDHSLLRQIASATSGSGGRVFEPEQIDELVELIQSRRTESTRTVIEKFRLGDGPVSGWFIFLLFAGALSVEWFLRRQWGLA, from the coding sequence GTGAGTTGGAGCCTCGACCCGATTTACGATTCGTTGCCGGTGGCTTTGCTGTTGGTGGGTTTGATCGCGACGATGTTGTTTACGATTCTGCCACCGGGAGTCAGCGGGCGTCGACGACGGGGCTTGTTGGTGCTGCGTGGTCTGGCATCCATCGCGTTGGCTCTGGTATTGCTTCGTCCGGCGCTGGTGAGATCCGATAATCGTCCCGCGGCAGCGACGCTTGCCATTGCAGTCGATACGTCGGCTAGCACGAATTTGCCATCCGATGGATCGGAGGATCGTTGGGAACAGCAGCGGCGGACGCTTGAACGATTGGCTGCCGGTTTGTCGGATTCTGACCAAGCGTTGCATGTCGTCGTGATGGGGTTTGATGCATCGGCGAACGTGATTGGCGAGAGCGGAACGAGTGACCTGCAAACGCTGACGCAACGCGTGGGCGAGATCGAGCATTCGGGGAAAGAGACCGATCTGTCGTCACCGTTGTTGATGGCGATGAACCGAGGACGGAACAGTCCGCTGACCGGAGTCGCCGTGTTCAGTGACGGAACGCAAATCACCAATCGGTCCGAAGGCAGCGATGCGGAGCAGTCGGACCCACGTCGTGAAGCCCGCTTGGTCGGTGCAATGGGCGTCCCGGTCTGGACCGTTCCATTGGGCCCGCCCGCCGAGGCTTCTCGCCGGATTGATTTGGCGATTGAATCGTTGCCCGAGACGTTTCGCATGTTCACCGGCAACGAATCGAACGTGTCCTTTGATGTGCTGACGCGTGGCATCGTCCAATCGCCTGCGAAGGTTTCGCTGCAGTGGATCGATTCGGCCGGGCAAACGTCGATCGCGGCGACTCGCACGGTCACACCTGAATCGCTGGAGCAAACCACCGCGATCGATGTGCCTGTGTTGGCTCCTAAGCCAGGCCAATATCGATTGGTCGCGAGCGTCGAAACCCGATCGGGCGAAACGATCACGGACAACAATTCGCAAGTCGCGTTTGTCGACGTTCGCGAAGGTGGCGGCCGAGTTTTGTACTTGGAGGGAACACCGCGATTGGAGCAAAAGGATCTGCGCTGGGCGCTCGGTCGCTTCCTCGATTTGGAATTGACCTATCGATGGATTCCGCGAGACACGGTTGGCGCTTGGCCGATCGATTTGGTCGATGACTTCAGTCGTGGTCGCTACGACGTTGTGATTTTGGGTGACTTGCACTCATCAGCACTCGGGAATGAACAACTGCAGGAGCTAGCGGACTCGGTGGGCGAAGGCACCGCCTTGATCATGCTGGGCGGCGAGCACACTTATTCGCGAGGCGGCTACGCGACAACTCCACTGGCGAAGGTCTTGCCGGTGCAACTGGATGATCGCCAGCGTCAGCCACCTGGACCGTTGGATGCATCGCGGCGGTTGGGTGACGAGGATGATCCCATGCGTCAGGCGGTAATGTTGCAACCGTCGACTGCGCATCCGATCACGTCGATCCAAGCGAGCCAACGAGGCGGGCCGATTGGTTGGTCTGATTTACCGCCGATGCCAGGTGCGAATCGGTGGCCTTCGGTTCGAGTCGCTGCTGGGGTTCAGGTGTTGTTGTCGACCGCTCGCGACGAACCGATGATGGTAGTTGGCGAATATGGCCGCGGCCGAGTGGCAACACTGGCGTTTGATTCGACTTGGACATGGCGACGTGCGGGACTGGGTGATTTTCACCGGCGGTTTTGGCGGCAGTTGATTCTGTGGTCGCTTGCTCGTGAGGATTCTTCGCAGCAAACGATTCAGCTGGAATTGTCACCGCGACGTTTCGTGGCGACCGAGCCACCTTCGTTCAACGCGACGATACGAGGCGAGTTGTCGGCGTTGCCCAGCAATCGATCGCTTCAAGCGGAAGTGATCCTGTCATCGGGTGAAACGATCGTGGTTCCGATGTCGAGCACCAGTTCAACTGGCGAGTCGGCGGTTTCGCTGGCGGGGCAGTTGCCAACCATGCCGGCCGGTTTTCATCGATTGCGTGTTGCTCCGGCAGCGGATGGCTCGTCGTCGGATTCTGGTGAGCCGATTGAGGCGGCGGAGGTCGCTTTTCAGGTGCTCGACGACACCCGGGAATTGACCGCTTCGGCGACCGATCACTCGTTGCTTCGTCAAATTGCTTCGGCGACCTCGGGATCGGGCGGCCGTGTGTTTGAGCCGGAACAGATCGACGAATTGGTGGAATTGATCCAGTCACGCCGGACGGAATCGACTCGCACGGTGATCGAAAAATTCAGATTGGGTGACGGACCGGTGAGCGGTTGGTTCATTTTCCTACTGTTTGCTGGGGCTTTGTCGGTCGAGTGGTTCTTGCGACGTCAATGGGGTTTGGCATGA
- a CDS encoding DUF1598 domain-containing protein, protein MFDWKKLFASVWLLSWMGFAGAPNALAQDNSGLNDPGGFAAHPAGSAGTNTPPGAAGGQSLADFSQLMQLIQTTIDPESWEALGGVGTMAPYPAGIVVAPDGLLRESEVSDAPDTKSVEWKKHATALMLDAARSREDVSTLVPEHWTSPAKIRCVSVRRWMQALAAENLADRKTSEPGSNDDALGHAGGLSKVSLVLLTDDDIVLAGTVGGFEQIDGWQVDRRSGLPPLNLTSLAVGLSAALNQRPFGCTIDPTQAGLKKATALGQSIVSGDVPIGLAAESLAEALGRQDIRVFGTSADHEIAWLLIEADRHMKRLALGDEDMPDGVRNYLQTIQATAGNSPPADLLLRLWFTGQALEVQHERADSANLWQLTGTPLRLSGENELALLNGRRGNVVLDPSTEAFVKHFNQQWATIRSRFPLYGALESVYQATALGQLWVQNSQKNSNAVSPQNDHATLQRALLHFASQRSSQLATPTQVDSIAVLHRYRHRNKMHQLILASGGVSVEPSDLLPKQVQPRPSLAIYGELVDARPSDRWWWNAE, encoded by the coding sequence ATGTTCGACTGGAAAAAGCTGTTCGCCAGTGTTTGGCTTCTCTCTTGGATGGGTTTCGCAGGAGCCCCAAACGCACTCGCCCAAGACAACAGCGGCCTGAACGATCCCGGTGGCTTCGCGGCTCATCCAGCGGGCTCGGCAGGAACCAACACGCCCCCAGGTGCAGCCGGTGGTCAGTCACTCGCTGACTTCAGCCAGTTGATGCAGCTCATTCAAACCACGATCGATCCTGAATCATGGGAAGCCCTCGGCGGAGTCGGAACGATGGCTCCCTATCCTGCTGGCATCGTGGTTGCTCCCGATGGTTTGCTTCGCGAATCCGAGGTGAGCGATGCTCCCGACACAAAGTCGGTGGAATGGAAGAAGCACGCAACCGCATTGATGTTGGACGCCGCGCGTTCTCGTGAAGATGTTTCGACACTGGTCCCGGAACACTGGACCTCCCCAGCCAAAATCCGATGCGTGTCGGTGCGACGATGGATGCAAGCGCTCGCCGCTGAGAATCTCGCTGATCGCAAAACATCAGAACCGGGATCGAACGACGATGCACTCGGACATGCCGGCGGGTTGTCCAAAGTCTCACTGGTCCTGCTGACAGATGACGACATCGTCTTGGCCGGCACCGTCGGTGGCTTCGAGCAAATTGACGGTTGGCAAGTTGATCGACGATCGGGTCTCCCACCGTTGAACCTGACATCGCTCGCCGTCGGATTGTCCGCCGCACTCAACCAACGACCGTTTGGTTGCACGATCGATCCCACACAAGCCGGTTTGAAGAAAGCGACCGCTCTAGGACAATCGATCGTCTCCGGTGATGTGCCCATTGGACTGGCGGCCGAGTCGTTGGCCGAAGCTTTGGGTCGCCAAGACATTCGCGTCTTCGGAACCTCTGCGGATCACGAGATCGCATGGCTACTCATCGAAGCCGATCGACACATGAAACGGTTGGCACTCGGTGACGAGGACATGCCCGATGGAGTTCGCAATTACCTGCAAACCATTCAAGCCACCGCGGGCAACTCGCCGCCGGCCGACCTGCTGCTTCGACTTTGGTTCACCGGACAAGCCTTGGAAGTCCAGCACGAGCGCGCAGACTCTGCCAACCTTTGGCAGTTGACTGGCACGCCATTGCGACTCAGTGGTGAGAATGAACTGGCGTTGCTGAATGGTCGACGCGGCAACGTTGTCCTGGACCCATCCACGGAAGCTTTCGTCAAACACTTCAATCAACAGTGGGCAACAATCCGGTCACGTTTCCCGCTCTACGGCGCTCTCGAGTCGGTCTACCAAGCCACCGCCTTGGGGCAACTCTGGGTTCAAAACAGCCAAAAGAATTCGAACGCTGTGTCGCCACAAAACGACCACGCGACTTTGCAACGAGCGCTGTTGCATTTCGCCTCCCAACGATCCTCGCAATTGGCAACGCCAACCCAAGTGGACTCGATCGCAGTCCTGCATCGATATCGCCACCGAAACAAAATGCACCAACTGATCCTGGCCAGCGGCGGAGTCAGCGTCGAACCGTCCGACCTGCTCCCCAAGCAAGTGCAACCACGCCCAAGCCTGGCCATCTACGGCGAACTCGTCGACGCGCGCCCCAGTGATCGCTGGTGGTGGAACGCCGAGTGA
- a CDS encoding iron-containing alcohol dehydrogenase — translation MQPFDLHPRTRIVFGPNVSNQINELARSLGGVLTSGRPRVLVVCDSGIVAAGHFDRITGLLRENDWEVHAFHDFAENPTSAMVDAGVSVAAEFQPDLLIGLGGGSSMDCAKGINFVYSCGGRIHDYHGVGKATSEMLPMIAIPTTAGTGSEAQSFALISDSETHVKMACGDPKAACRIALLDPTFTLTQPRGVTALTGIDAISHAVETYVSKKRNVMSTTYSRRAFGLLGRSFVRVLQAPDDLDARADMQLGACLAGMAIETSMLGAAHATANPLTARHNVVHGQAVGLMLPAVVRFNGTVHADWYAELLRELEPNATVSEAPVRLAELIEEWMREADLATTLDHLSIPTSDIGLFVEDALKQWTGTFNPIELDEDSTRALYREVV, via the coding sequence ATGCAACCGTTTGATCTTCATCCACGAACGCGAATCGTGTTTGGGCCGAACGTTTCAAATCAGATCAACGAGCTGGCTCGTTCGCTCGGCGGAGTGCTGACCTCGGGACGACCTCGAGTGTTGGTGGTTTGCGATTCGGGAATCGTCGCGGCGGGGCATTTCGATCGCATCACGGGATTGCTTCGCGAGAACGACTGGGAAGTGCACGCTTTTCATGACTTTGCCGAGAACCCAACGTCTGCGATGGTTGATGCTGGGGTCAGCGTCGCGGCAGAGTTTCAGCCGGACCTGCTGATTGGGCTGGGCGGCGGCAGCAGCATGGACTGCGCCAAAGGAATTAACTTCGTCTACAGTTGCGGTGGTCGCATTCATGACTACCACGGTGTTGGAAAAGCGACGTCGGAAATGTTGCCGATGATTGCGATTCCAACCACGGCGGGAACCGGCAGCGAAGCCCAGAGTTTCGCATTGATCAGCGACTCCGAAACACACGTGAAGATGGCTTGTGGCGATCCCAAAGCTGCGTGCCGAATCGCTTTGCTGGATCCAACGTTCACACTGACGCAGCCTCGTGGAGTGACGGCGCTGACTGGCATCGATGCGATCTCGCATGCTGTCGAAACCTACGTCAGCAAGAAACGCAACGTGATGTCGACGACCTACAGTCGGCGTGCCTTTGGTTTGTTGGGCCGGTCCTTCGTTCGAGTCCTGCAAGCTCCCGATGACTTGGACGCTCGCGCCGACATGCAACTCGGAGCGTGTCTTGCCGGAATGGCAATCGAAACATCGATGTTGGGCGCAGCGCACGCCACGGCCAATCCTTTGACCGCTCGGCACAACGTGGTGCACGGCCAAGCGGTCGGTTTGATGTTGCCCGCGGTGGTTCGTTTCAACGGAACCGTTCACGCGGATTGGTACGCGGAGTTGCTGCGTGAACTCGAGCCCAACGCCACCGTGTCCGAAGCACCGGTGCGATTGGCTGAGTTGATCGAGGAGTGGATGCGAGAAGCCGACCTCGCGACGACGCTGGATCATCTTTCCATTCCAACATCTGACATCGGTTTGTTCGTCGAAGATGCGCTGAAGCAGTGGACCGGCACGTTCAACCCCATCGAGCTCGACGAAGACTCCACGCGAGCGCTGTATCGCGAAGTGGTGTAG
- the rpiB gene encoding ribose 5-phosphate isomerase B, with translation MTIKVGLASDHRGVHIKARLLQTLQREGFDVCDEGTDTTDPVDYPDFAIRVAQQIRDGKLDRGVLICGTGIGMAIVANKFHGVRAASCYDEVIVEMSRRHNDVNVLCLPGDLIGERPVDELVLMWLRTEFESGRHSQRVDKITAIDSSDTPDINRGV, from the coding sequence ATGACAATCAAAGTAGGCCTAGCGAGCGACCACCGCGGCGTGCACATCAAGGCACGTCTGCTGCAAACCCTTCAGCGAGAAGGGTTCGACGTCTGCGACGAAGGCACCGACACGACTGATCCCGTCGACTACCCCGATTTCGCCATCCGCGTTGCCCAGCAAATTCGTGACGGCAAATTGGATCGCGGCGTCCTGATTTGTGGGACGGGCATCGGCATGGCAATCGTCGCGAACAAGTTCCATGGTGTCCGCGCAGCATCGTGCTACGACGAAGTCATCGTGGAAATGTCTCGCCGCCACAACGACGTCAACGTGCTGTGCTTGCCCGGCGATTTGATTGGCGAACGCCCCGTCGACGAATTGGTGCTGATGTGGCTTCGCACCGAATTCGAAAGCGGACGTCACTCCCAACGAGTCGACAAGATCACCGCGATCGACAGCAGCGACACGCCTGACATCAATCGCGGCGTCTAA
- a CDS encoding DNA polymerase III subunit encodes MAAKKASTSSAKAAKTTRAIAVDAPPLKSWSDLIGHDALITGLTAAIQQGRLGGSLLFVGPNGVGKTSAAILLTQTLLCERSTAREMAPCGECPSCIQVRAGTHPDFIQVRKPDDKTLIPLELLIGPVDARLQEGFCHDVHLRPMQAQRKVAILHDADFLNEEGANCLLKTLEEPPANALIILIGSSEQRQLPTIRSRCQVLRFQTPPGEAGRALLRKQLDHYQSQHEEEPLPSISDDALDAAIELSAGDMHVAARLARGGGEQIREALWNQLAAPVPDPTAIVRLINGHLDSISKDVPKRRAALRDVFSIAVQHYRRQLRSDASSGEYDPATHRRLDRTLRTFREIDRSANLGTLVDCYASDLTLATTGDRGAIG; translated from the coding sequence GTGGCTGCGAAGAAAGCCTCCACGTCCTCAGCCAAAGCCGCGAAAACCACGCGAGCAATCGCCGTTGATGCGCCGCCGCTGAAGTCCTGGAGTGACCTGATCGGGCACGATGCCCTGATCACGGGACTCACGGCAGCCATCCAACAAGGTCGCCTCGGCGGAAGCCTTCTATTCGTCGGTCCCAACGGCGTCGGCAAAACCTCCGCCGCGATTCTGCTGACGCAAACCTTGCTGTGTGAACGAAGCACCGCACGTGAAATGGCTCCCTGTGGCGAGTGCCCATCGTGCATTCAAGTCCGAGCCGGCACGCACCCGGACTTCATTCAGGTCCGCAAACCAGACGACAAGACGCTGATTCCTTTGGAGCTCTTGATCGGCCCCGTCGACGCTCGTTTGCAAGAAGGGTTTTGCCACGACGTGCACCTGAGACCCATGCAGGCTCAACGCAAAGTCGCAATCTTGCATGACGCGGACTTCCTCAATGAGGAAGGCGCGAACTGCTTGCTGAAGACGCTGGAAGAACCACCCGCGAACGCATTGATCATCCTGATCGGCAGCAGCGAGCAACGCCAGCTTCCAACCATCCGTTCACGATGCCAAGTCCTGCGTTTTCAAACGCCACCGGGCGAAGCGGGACGAGCCCTGCTGCGAAAACAACTGGATCACTACCAGTCGCAACATGAAGAGGAACCCTTGCCGTCGATCTCAGACGACGCTCTCGATGCTGCCATCGAACTGTCCGCCGGCGACATGCACGTCGCAGCAAGGCTGGCTCGCGGGGGCGGCGAACAAATTCGCGAAGCCCTTTGGAATCAGCTGGCCGCTCCAGTGCCCGACCCAACCGCGATCGTGCGTTTGATCAACGGGCACCTCGATTCGATCAGCAAAGATGTGCCCAAGCGACGAGCGGCACTTCGGGATGTTTTCTCGATCGCCGTCCAGCACTACCGCCGGCAATTGAGATCCGATGCGAGCTCGGGTGAGTACGATCCCGCCACCCACCGGCGACTCGACCGCACCCTTCGAACTTTTCGCGAGATCGACCGCAGCGCCAACCTCGGCACACTCGTCGATTGCTATGCGTCCGACCTGACGCTTGCCACCACCGGCGACAGAGGGGCTATCGGTTAG